A window of the Henckelia pumila isolate YLH828 chromosome 3, ASM3356847v2, whole genome shotgun sequence genome harbors these coding sequences:
- the LOC140891339 gene encoding protein NRT1/ PTR FAMILY 5.5-like has translation MKSFVRISALLWANILVAYAVFVLQNYLTDVWKLSFTHAAGIINIYGGVSFVLPVFFLILVDAFVGHFQMLVFSSVAYSLGIGFISMSTPTVLGNSCKLYEPKCIDHTKKVLFYTGLAFLAVGVAGHLVSVQPFLKEQKDKPDEKLGSGSTYQTAAFIVVVLVPVVGVFALPYIKPWSIRFGIPAICTVVTTLLFLTGSCKYKKAKPQGSPLTNVCRVFVAAACKTCEPIPLDADKLYKKDGRELQRFYSTRVLRFLEKAAVMIPGESKEQQEKNRWRLCSIEEVEEAKITVRMVPMWLTFIICGIVSSFGNTYFVEQAKKMNRKIGKWNVPIQIFLMLFNLSKSFFKCYYDKMADRFLPGFKKYAPPTGIAMAMIFSIMCCITAARIEMRRLDVITRHNLLDKPDENIPMSVYWLLFQFFLLAGLDSFFEKSVSEFFKDQAPQSMTNYLEIFSKGVSGLGFMCNVLSVHVVGKISEKGGKPNWFQHTLNRSRLDRYYWVLAGLSAVNLVVYILVAFSYRYKKLEPNNGERTDAEASVLAKSSGPNAGSEYCCCCG, from the exons ATGAAAAGCTTCGTCCGAATTTCAG CTCTGCTGTGGGCAAACATATTGGTGGCGTATGCTGTGTTTGTGCTGCAAAATTATTTGACTGATGTTTGGAAACTGAGCTTTACTCACGCTGCTGGAATTATCAACATATATGGTGGAGTTTCTTTCGTATTGCCGGTTTTCTTTCTCATCCTCGTAGATGCATTCGTGGGTCACTTTCAGATGCTTGTGTTTTCTAGCGTAGCCTATAGCCTG GGAATTGGCTTCATTTCTATGTCAACACCGACGGTTCTTGGTAATTCGTGCAAATTATATGAGCCAAAATGCATCGATCACACGAAAAAGGTTTTGTTCTATACGGGATTGGCATTTCTTGCTGTTGGCGTAGCTGGTCACCTTGTCTCAGTTCAACCTTTCCTCAAGGAACAGAAGGATAAACCCGATGAAAAACTGGGAAGCGGATCTACATATCAAACTGCAGCCTTTATTGTTGTGGTTCTTGTTCCTGTTGTTGGAGTATTTGCGCTTCCATATATAAAACCGTGGTCGATCAGATTCGGGATCCCTGCAATTTGTACTGTCGTGACCACACTTCTGTTTCTCACTGGATCATGCAAATACAAGAAGGCTAAACCTCAGGGGAGTCCACTGACCAATGTGTGCAGAGTTTTTGTGGCTGCTGCTTGCAAGACATGTGAACCAATTCCACTTGATGCCGACAAGTTGTATAAGAAAGATGGACGAGAACTTCAGAGATTTTACAGCACTCGTGTTCTCAG GTTCCTGGAGAAGGCTGCCGTTATGATTCCTGGCGAAAGTAAAGAACAGCAAGAGAAGAACCGATGGAGGCTTTGTTCAattgaagaagtagaagaaGCTAAAATCACTGTTCGAATGGTCCCAATGTGGCTGACCTTTATAATATGTGGGATTGTATCCTCCTTTGGAAACACCTACTTTGTCGAGCAAGCTAAGAAGATGAATCGAAAAATTGGCAAGTGGAATGTCCCTATTCAGATATTCCTAATGCTATTTAACTTGTCTAAAAGCTTTTTCAAATGTTATTACGACAAGATGGCTGACAGGTTTTTACCAGGATTCAAGAAATATGCACCCCCCACAGGTATTGCAATGGCTATGATATTCTCGATTATGTGTTGTATAACCGCAGCAAGAATAGAGATGCGACGACTTGATGTAATTACAAGACACAATTTACTCGACAAGCCTGATGAGAACATTCCTATGAGTGTATATTGGCTGCTTTTCCAGTTCTTTTTACTTGCAGGCCTGGATTCGTTCTTTGAGAAGAGCGTTTCTGAGTTCTTCAAAGATCAGGCTCCCCAATCCATGACTAACTACCTGGAAATCTTCAGTAAGGGGGTATCTGGTTTGGGATTCATGTGTAATGTGCTTTCAGTTCATGTTGTAGGTAAAATCAGTGAAAAGGGGGGCAAACCAAACTGGTTTCAACATACGTTGAACAGGAGCCGATTGGATCGGTACTATTGGGTTCTGGCAGGCCTCAGTGCTGTGAATCTTGTTGTGTATATTTTGGTAGCTTTTAGTTACAGATACAAGAAACTGGAACCAAATAATGGTGAAAGGACTGATGCAGAGGCATCGGTTCTGGCTAAATCATCTGGTCCAAATGCTGGTTCTGAATACTGCTGCTGCTGTGGTTAA